A genomic region of Uloborus diversus isolate 005 unplaced genomic scaffold, Udiv.v.3.1 scaffold_989, whole genome shotgun sequence contains the following coding sequences:
- the LOC129234084 gene encoding uncharacterized protein LOC129234084 encodes MPRRKLTEEERLAAKKRHLEKCKLRNKSDKYREKDAERQRKKRSDPKSRERQNQLRRDRRERKRKSEDVGGDQPSTSSSENKKPRKDLSLIPHCSNVLELMEISDFDESSNENHSPLDSSSNAQPDLDLNDYQNHTEWMKKQTKFFESVSDGPVHRCYCCDRLWFMDSLRKLAKTDLIFKSFTNDQMKFIFYVDRGNDGYFCYTCVASFKLRKMPALSANYGFYYPKLPNCLRYLNDVEETLVAKRIPYYQIRVLGRDGQLGVVGSIVNVPIKWQKTITQLPRLPTESNICFVRVKKHMKLKSSYLEANIDKDRVIRAAKYLVQKPLYASESITFNESWLESLEGTDFPSADLSKTKEIEPDPEEDAEHLDPVDAIEEDNLEDDSDTDTEDDAKPPDADQPQSEEETDFEDEEDGLNPDPAETVIDGGFYKFDGLAIAPGQDQRPISLVFDEVGEELSFPRIYCGEMRKFSRPKQPSFAEISRSEVRRFDRRGATPKKVLYNHQKLLHEKLLSSISICLRTNALQKDGPITASSMQDPEFVRSLMYKNLAYTFTKNIKSSPAHWKNERARVFAMMRQYGLPTIFLTLSAAENRWYDLIKHLKKIHCNHDLTLEEFNEMRVKDKNDLIKKDPAICALYFDYKVKQLWKTFSCKQGPFGTLKVTHFFKRTEFQQRGSPHFHVLIWLGNAPQYKEDDVEEIESFVDTIMTCSKKSAFARNQTHHHTYTCKKKNQKSAKNDEDDFCRFNIPFFPMDRTRLLEPLEKENPNYSKENHSKIRSYLEKLYHKTPSMSFQKFLKKLDLSRKDYIFAVRSGINRPTIMLKRNVDEILINNYNPKIMDLMQSNMDIQFILNGYAVGAYLVDYVNKANRGLSKSLRLCIEQTKEGNSSLRNKLKTVTNTFINTVEITAQEAAWSLLELPMSEMSEADIFIATFPPTQRSRVVKSQEHLRSMDLSSEDVFEKNILDRYANRPQCLEDLCLADFAAWYENARTGKADLKFLDGSGYVRRRRKAKIIRYRNYSKSVDETEYYREQLMLFTNWRDEQSEILDQNYKAVYENREEFIKNNRQKYVFKEGLEDELMEVYKSCEDDSENGSKEKDEELCPEVRLMDDEDEPDIERDMEAARGKDYAIFKSNLKCSEEEYQTMIRQCNKKQFHILKEISHHLRYEKEPLDMFIQGAAGTGKSFLINVLTETMIRIFEDVDEDPSLPTVLKTAPTGKAASNIGGVTLHSAFNLPFGGKLEELSDSKRNEYRTKYRNMKCLIIDEISMVSYGMYNCVDQRLRVIADQNIPFGGIHLLKFGDLRQLAPVHGSAIYLMPRTSNVIDHLGDNLWMRTKYYVLDEIMRQKDDKVYAELLNHLASGYLSEDEIKFLKSRETPFEEVPQTAVLLFHSNKSVDAANAQKLKNTFEFSMECAAVDVVTGCGSREAKLKTLEKAKRKKRTETSNLEKMLQLKVGIHYMLTYNLDTSDGLVNGAIGVLRFIETCRAKKYGPNGESDERAVKRIWLEFEENEKIGKFRREYYMKHMIERRINPKWTPIERVTKSIHRKGPLSVTRNQLPVIVSEAMTIHKSQGATFSEVCVGMKETMPRALQYVALSRVTKASGLYIVGKYNPPIPPSKNDHVFLELKRLQSQILEPKFQFLHERGDAYQYQVMYHNVRSLPKYQDVIRSDYCFMSSDLLLFVETRTIVSDHYEFPNFFLAAHVPNQLEVRKPTGICVYVNQRLRSQVRAPFVIADYQLGIHVAGITLSNDWCIAAIYAKPKAKAKNVLKALKSFVATYDDKKIVLLGDFNIEMDPVRGRERGKYFRELMERRCKLQLRTNPKEATTRKNTTIDAIFSSPDIEMRCGVYDSSYSDHVPLYANF; translated from the coding sequence ATGCCGCGACGAAAACTGACCGAGGAAGAGCGTTTAGCTGCGAAAAAACGACACTTGGAAAAGTGTAAGCTGCGTAATAAATCTGATAAATATCGTGAAAAAGATGCTGAAAGACAGCGTAAAAAGCGATCAGACCCTAAATCTCGTGAACGCCAAAATCAATTGCGTCGTGATCGCCGTGAAAGGAAGCGCAAATCAGAAGATGTTGGTGGGGACCAGCCATCAACATCTTCTTCGGAAAATAAAAAGCCTCGTAAAGACCTTTCACTTATCCCGCATTGCTCGAATGTGCTGGAGTTGATGGAAATTTCGGACTTTGATGAATCTTCGAACGAAAATCATTCTCCCCTTGATTCTTCGTCGAACGCTCAACCGGACCTCGATTTAAACGATTACCAGAACCACACTGAATGGATGAAAAAACAGACTAAATTTTTCGAATCGGTATCGGATGGACCCGTTCATCGCTGTTACTGTTGTGATCGGTTATGGTTCATGGATTCATTGAGAAAGTTGGCAAAAACCGATTTGATCTTCAAATCATTTACGAATGATCAGATGAAGTTCATTTTCTATGTTGACCGTGGAAACGACGGATACTTTTGTTACACGTGCGTTGCGTCCTTTAAACTTCGAAAGATGCCAGCGTTGTCTGCCAACTACGGATTTTACTATCCCAAGTTACCCAATTGTCTCAGGTATCTGAACGACGTAGAAGAAACCCTCGTGGCTAAACGAATCCCGTACTACCAGATTCGCGTACTGGGTAGAGACGGACAGCTGGGTGTTGTCGGATCCATCGTGAATGTTCCCATTAAATGGCAGAAAACCATTACTCAGTTGCCTCGACTTCCCACTGAAAGTAACATTTGCTTCGTCCGCGTGAAAAAACACATGAAACTCAAATCATCCTACTTGGAAGCAAACATCGACAAGGATCGTGTCATCAGAGCCGCGAAATATTTGGTACAGAAACCTCTGTACGCTAGTGAATCCATCACATTCAATGAGAGTTGGCTCGAGTCCCTTGAAGGAACAGACTTTCCTTCGGCAGATCTTTCCAAAACCAAAGAAATTGAACCTGATCCAGAAGAGGATGCCGAGCATCTAGATCCAGTGGATGCGATTGAAGAGGATAACTTAGAAGATGACAGCGATACCGATACGGAAGATGACGCGAAACCACCCGATGCAGATCAGCCTCAAAGCGAAGAGGAGACTGATTTCGAAGATGAAGAGGATGGCTTGAATCCTGACCCTGCCGAGACAGTCATCGATGGCGGATTTTATAAGTTCGATGGTTTGGCCATAGCTCCTGGTCAAGACCAACGACCCATTTCTTTGGTCTTCGACGAAGTGGGAGAAGAGTTGTCTTTTCCGCGAATCTATTGCGGAGAGATGAGAAAATTTTCTCGACCCAAGCAGCCTTCGTTCGCTGAAATTTCGAGATCAGAAGTCCGTCGTTTTGATCGGCGTGGAGCCACACCAAAGAAAGTTCTCTACAATCATCAGAAACTCCTTCACGAAAAATTACTGAGTTCCATTTCCATTTGCTTGCGCACGAATGCGTTGCAGAAAGATGGACCAATCACAGCCAGTAGCATGCAGGATCCCGAATTCGTTCGTTCGCTCATGTACAAAAACCTGGCTTACACGTTCACGAAGAACATAAAATCCAGTCCAGCTCATTGGAAAAACGAACGCGCTCGAGTCTTTGCGATGATGCGTCAGTACGGCTTGCCGACCATCTTCTTGACACTTTCTGCGGCGGAAAACCGATGGTACGATTTGatcaaacatttaaagaaaattcactGCAACCACGATCTCACGTTGGAAGAATTCAATGAAATGCGCGTGAAAGACAAAAACGACTTGATCAAAAAGGATCCCGCGATTTGCGCGTTGTACTTCGATTACAAAGTCAAACAACTCTGGAAGACGTTTTCGTGTAAGCAAGGCCCATTTGGAACCCTGAAGGTGACGCATTTCTTCAAGCGAACGGAATTTCAGCAGCGTGGGAGTCCTCATTTTCATGTCTTGATTTGGCTGGGGAACGCTCCTCAATACAAAGAAGACGACGTGGAGGAGATCGAAAGTTTCGTTGATACGATCATGACGTGTTCGAAAAAATCAGCGTTCGCGAGGAATCAGACGCATCATCATACGTACACGTGCAAGAAGAAAAACCAGAAGAGCGCCAAGAACGACGAGGACGATTTCTGCAGGTTCAATATTCCGTTCTTCCCGATGGATCGAACTCGATTGCTGGAACCTTTGGAGAAAGAGAACCCGAATTACAGCAAAGAAAACCATTCGAAGATTCGATCGTACTTGGAGAAACTCTACCATAAAACGCCGTCCATGTCGTTccaaaagtttctgaaaaaattggACCTCTCCCGCAAAGATTACATTTTCGCGGTGCGTTCGGGGATCAATCGCCCGACGATCATGCTGAAAAGAAACGTGGACGAAATTTTGATCAATAACTACAACCCCAAGATCATGGACTTGATGCAGTCCAACATGGACATTCAATTCATTCTAAACGGGTACGCGGTCGGAGCATACTTGGTAGATTACGTGAACAAAGCCAATCGCGGTTTGTCGAAGAGCTTGAGATTATGCATCGAACAGACGAAGGAAGGCAATTCCTCCCTGCGTAACAAGTTAAAGACAGTGACAAACACTTTCATTAACACGGTCGAAATCACTGCACAAGAAGCGGCATGGTCTCTCCTCGAACTCCCGATGAGCGAAATGTCAGAAGCGGACATTTTCATTGCGACGTTTCCCCCCACTCAACGATCGCGTGTCGTTAAATCGCAGGAACATCTTCGTTCCATGGATTTGTCGTCGGAAGATGTGTTCGAGAAGAATATTTTAGACCGCTACGCGAACCGACCGCAGTGTTTGGAAGATCTATGCCTCGCGGATTTCGCAGCGTGGTACGAAAACGCGAGAACGGGAAAAGCGGACCTTAAGTTCCTGGATGGAAGTGGTTACGTAAGACGACGCAGGAAAGCAAAAATCATTCGGTACAGGAATTACAGCAAATCGGTCGACGAGACGGAATACTACCGCGAGCAACTCATGCTCTTTACGAATTGGAGAGACGAACAGTCAGAAATCTTGGATCAGAACTACAAGGCCGTTTACGAAAACCGTGAGgaattcattaaaaacaatcgccAGAAGTACGTCTTCAAAGAGGGCTTGGAAGATGAATTGATGGAAGTTTACAAATCATGCGAAGACGATTCGGAAAACGGTTCCAAGGAAAAGGATGAAGAACTCTGCCCCGAAGTCCGTTTAATGGACGACGAGGATGAGCCAGACATTGAGCGTGACATGGAGGCCGCGCGTGGAAAAGATTACGCCATCTTCAAATCCAACCTGAAATGTTCGGAAGAGGAGTACCAGACCATGATCCGCCAGTGCAACAAGAAACAGTTCCATATACTGAAAGAAATTAGTCACCATTTGCGATACGAGAAGGAACCGTTGGATATGTTCATCCAAGGAGCTGCTGGCACGGGAAAATCATTCCTGATAAACGTGTTGACGGAGACGATGATTCGAATATTCGAAGACGTTGACGAAGACCCGTCGTTACCCACGGTCTTGAAAACGGCTCCGACGGGGAAAGCGGCTTCGAACATCGGTGGCGTGACGTTACACTCGGCATTTAATCTACCATTCGGAGGGAAACTGGAAGAGTTGAGTGACTCGAAAAGGAACGAATACCGAACCAAGTACCGAAACATGAAATGCCTGATCATCGATGAAATTTCCATGGTTAGTTACGGCATGTACAACTGTGTGGACCAACGGTTGAGAGTCATCGCGGACCAAAATATTCCTTTCGGTGGCATTCATCTCTTGAAATTCGGAGATCTACGACAATTAGCTCCTGTACACGGAAGCGCCATTTATCTGATGCCACGCACATCGAACGTGATAGATCACTTGGGGGACAATCTCTGGATGAGAACGAAATACTACGTCTTGGATGAGATCATGAGACAAAAAGACGACAAAGTCTACGCAGAGCTGCTGAATCATTTAGCGTCCGGATACTTGTCGGAAGACGAAATAAAATTTCTCAAGTCGAGGGAAACGCCGTTCGAAGAAGTCCCTCAAACGGCAGTCTTACTCTTTCACTCAAACAAGAGCGTGGATGCAGCCAACGCTCAGAAATTAAAGAACACCTTCGAGTTTTCCATGGAGTGTGCGGCCGTGGATGTCGTGACGGGATGCGGTTCGCGTGAAGCAAAACTGAAGACCTTGGAGAAAGCGAAGAGGAAGAAACGTACCGAAACGTCCAACCTAGAAAAGATGCTGCAGTTGAAAGTGGGCATTCATTACATGCTGACATACAACTTGGATACCTCGGACGGTTTAGTGAACGGAGCTATCGGAGTTTTGCGGTTCATCGAAACGTGTCGCGCCAAAAAGTACGGACCGAACGGAGAATCGGACGAAAGGGCAGTAAAACGAATTTGGCTGGAATTCGAGGAGAATGAGAAAATCGGAAAGTTTCGAAGAGAGTACTACATGAAACACATGATCGAACGAAGAATCAACCCGAAGTGGACTCCGATCGAGCGCGTGACCAAATCCATTCATAGGAAAGGGCCGTTATCGGTCACGAGAAACCAATTGCCGGTCATTGTCTCTGAAGCCATGACGATCCATAAATCTCAGGGTGCCACTTTCTCAGAAGTTTGCGTCGGAATGAAAGAAACCATGCCGAGAGCATTGCAATACGTAGCCCTTTCTCGCGTCACGAAAGCGTCTGGACTCTACATTGTCGGCAAGTACAACCCGCCGATCCCGCCCTCGAAAAACGACCATGTGTTTCTGGAACTGAAACGTTTGCAGAGCCAAATCCTGGAGCCAAAGTTCCAATTCTTACACGAAAGGGGAGACGCGTATCAGTACCAAGTCATGTATCACAACGTAAGATCCCTTCCCAAGTATCAGGACGTCATCCGTTCCGATTACTGCTTCATGAGCAGTGATCTGCTGCTTTTCGTAGAAACACGAACGATCGTGAGCGATCATTACGAGTTTCCCAATTTCTTTCTGGCAGCGCATGTGCCCAACCAGTTAGAAGTTCGGAAACCGACGGGAATTTGCGTGTACGTGAATCAACGCTTACGATCACAAGTGCGAGCTCCATTCGTCATCGCAGACTACCAACTCGGCATACATGTTGCCGGAATCACGTTGAGCAACGATTGGTGTATCGCCGCGATTTACGCAAAACCGAAAGCCAAAGCCAAGAACGTCCTCAAAGCCCTCAAGAGTTTCGTGGCGACGTATGATGACAAAAAGATCGTTCTTCTAGGAGACTTCAACATCGAAATGGATCCCGTGCGAGGGAGAGAACGCGGAAAATACTTTCGTGAGCTCATGGAAAGACGCTGCAAGTTGCAGTTACGCACAAATCCAAAAGAAGCGACGACGAGAAAAAACACCACGATCGACGCAATCTTCTCAAGTCCCGACATTGAGATGAGATGTGGTGTGTACGACAGCTCTTACAGTGATCATGTGCCATTGTACgctaacttttag